From a region of the Leptospira venezuelensis genome:
- the nadE gene encoding NAD(+) synthase, translating into MSVYRCTAVSLKTTALDFKGNREKILAAIQANENSSLILFPELCISGYGCEDTFYFPWVWEQSWKSLLEIAKTTSGKTVIVGLPFFQSPYLFNVTAVLQNGKILGLIPKQNLAQTGVHYENRWFTKGEESRNYAISPDGSELPFGSLLFESADFNFGIEICEDSWVQTRPGQYLVEAGADLILSPGASHFALGKQEIRKKMFSESSRNSSTAILYANLDGNESGRLIFEGGCMGIVDGNVKQEGPKLHFTDFESTHLDLNSTELRSNRARNFRSSGTKEFRSRGKGLQRIEILPLKAQKNFDHSVQVSKSDLFQDFTKATSLGLFDYLIKSKTKGYTLSLSGGADSAACALLVKAGILFCQKELGPKYLESLGLDPKNLLFTLFQGTENNSEQTKNSAKQLSEELGFTHSEITVDSEVKSMVEKISSVKGLIPNWKDHNLALQNIQARVRSPLIWLLANLNGHLLLSTGNRSEASVGYTTMDGDSSGSVAPLTGVSKEFVLSWLKNVHEGKDIILPKINALEGILNSKPTAELKPLSEKQEDEKDLMPYPLLQKLERNFVFLGKSPDNLLESQEWSDAKEAEEGKKKFLKLFSANQWKRERLPPSFHLDEYGLDPKSSFRFPILSEISF; encoded by the coding sequence ATGTCCGTCTACCGTTGTACAGCAGTAAGTTTGAAAACGACCGCCTTAGATTTTAAAGGAAATCGAGAAAAGATACTAGCCGCCATCCAGGCTAACGAAAATTCTTCTCTCATACTTTTTCCGGAACTTTGTATTTCAGGCTATGGTTGTGAGGACACTTTCTATTTTCCTTGGGTTTGGGAGCAATCCTGGAAAAGTCTTTTAGAGATCGCCAAAACAACCTCCGGTAAAACAGTAATTGTCGGACTTCCATTCTTCCAAAGCCCATATCTATTCAATGTAACTGCAGTTTTACAAAACGGCAAAATACTAGGGCTCATCCCGAAGCAGAACCTAGCACAAACTGGAGTTCATTACGAAAACAGATGGTTCACCAAAGGAGAAGAATCCAGAAATTACGCGATCAGTCCTGACGGATCAGAGCTTCCTTTCGGTTCCTTACTTTTTGAAAGTGCAGATTTCAATTTTGGAATCGAGATCTGCGAGGACTCCTGGGTCCAAACAAGACCAGGACAATATTTGGTAGAAGCAGGAGCAGATCTTATCCTTTCTCCGGGAGCTTCTCATTTTGCTTTGGGAAAACAAGAAATACGTAAAAAAATGTTCTCCGAGTCTTCCAGAAATTCTTCCACTGCAATTCTTTATGCGAATTTAGACGGGAACGAATCCGGTCGATTGATCTTCGAAGGCGGATGTATGGGGATCGTAGACGGGAACGTAAAACAAGAAGGTCCAAAACTCCATTTTACGGATTTTGAAAGTACTCATTTAGATCTAAATTCTACAGAACTCAGATCCAATCGTGCGCGAAATTTCAGGTCTTCCGGCACAAAAGAATTTAGATCCAGAGGAAAAGGTTTACAAAGGATAGAAATACTTCCTCTTAAAGCCCAAAAGAATTTTGATCATTCTGTCCAAGTTTCCAAATCAGATCTATTCCAGGATTTTACAAAAGCGACTTCTCTTGGTTTATTCGATTATTTGATCAAATCCAAAACTAAGGGTTATACATTATCACTTTCAGGTGGAGCCGATAGCGCCGCATGCGCACTTCTTGTTAAGGCCGGAATTTTATTCTGCCAAAAAGAATTAGGACCTAAGTATTTGGAATCCTTGGGTTTAGATCCTAAAAATCTATTATTCACACTTTTCCAAGGAACTGAAAACAATTCGGAACAAACTAAAAATTCTGCAAAACAACTTTCAGAAGAATTAGGTTTTACTCATTCGGAGATCACAGTAGATTCAGAAGTAAAATCCATGGTGGAAAAAATTTCCTCCGTAAAAGGTCTTATTCCGAACTGGAAAGATCATAATCTTGCACTCCAAAATATACAAGCAAGGGTCAGATCTCCTCTCATCTGGTTACTTGCAAACTTGAACGGACATCTTCTTCTTTCCACAGGAAACAGAAGCGAAGCAAGTGTAGGATATACTACTATGGATGGCGACTCTTCCGGTTCAGTTGCTCCTCTTACAGGAGTGAGTAAAGAATTCGTACTTTCTTGGCTAAAGAATGTGCATGAAGGAAAAGATATTATTCTTCCTAAGATAAACGCGCTCGAAGGAATTCTGAACTCTAAGCCTACTGCGGAACTAAAACCACTTTCTGAAAAACAAGAAGACGAGAAAGATCTAATGCCTTACCCTCTTCTCCAAAAATTAGAAAGGAATTTTGTGTTTTTAGGAAAATCTCCTGACAATCTTTTAGAGTCCCAGGAGTGGTCTGACGCAAAAGAAGCAGAAGAAGGCAAAAAGAAATTTTTGAAATTATTCTCCGCTAACCAATGGAAAAGAGAAAGGCTTCCGCCTTCTTTTCATTTGGATGAATACGGTTTAGATCCTAAATCCAGTTTCCGTTTTCCGATCCTAAGTGAGATTTCGTTCTAA